The Anastrepha ludens isolate Willacy chromosome 2, idAnaLude1.1, whole genome shotgun sequence genome contains a region encoding:
- the LOC128871672 gene encoding katanin p60 ATPase-containing subunit A-like 1 isoform X1: MSSKLRGEETYRRITREKLVLRGNTAIRTLDSTTSYLPLLPGTSTTPPTGLSHVARMMDSLILDQYPPFAFTKITTTHRPTRTGNIKKTETTRTTTLSGLSPSSSGIATGGIRKTRIPTQEVPPQPRPHTNLPPTAGSTNPLYQNGNGGASGTGSGGNNTHIQFPNHNDNRWISSLRRSRDPELQPTLPSINLSHHGSAHNVGGSLSNSTDKGRSSRSVKASAMAATRKSRSVERIRARKLTTQIKLKDKPKKNSIDENSNSDDQEITSLEENSTSQNTPKSSPKTKTKVFAPIGYEPHLVGTLEKDILQRNPSVKWSDVAGLNEAKAILQEAVVLPIIMPDFFKGIRRPWRGVLMVGAPGTGKTMLAKAVATECGTTFFNVSSATLTSKYRGESEKLVRLLFEMARFYAPSTIFFDEIDALCTSRGSDSEHEASRRFKAELLIQMDGLNATLQDDKIIMVLAATNHPWDIDEAFRRRFEKRIYIALPNEETRSALLKLCLKDVRLSPNMDTNLIGDQLKGYSGSDISNVCRDAAMMAMRRLIAGRSPSEIKDIRREDIDQPITLQDFQEAMERTKQSVSADDVTRFEKWMEVYGSC, from the exons CACATCCACAACTCCGCCAACTGGGCTCTCGCATGTGGCACGCATGATGGACTCATTGATACTGGACCAATATCCACCATTCGCCTTTACTAAGATCACAACCACACACAGGCCGACACGTACTGGGAACATCAAAAAAACCGAAACCACACGCACAACCACATTAAGCGGTCTTTCGCCAAGCAGTAGTGGCATTGCGACGGGGGGAATACGAAAAACGCGTATACCAACGCAAG AAGTTCCCCCACAGCCACGTCCCCACACAAATTTACCACCAACCGCAGGTTCCACAAATCCACTATATCAAAATGGCAATGGAGGAGCCAGCGGTACGGGCAGCGGTGGCAATAATACTCACATACAATTCCCAAATCATAACGACAACCGTTGGATCTCGTCGCTGCGTCGTTCACGCGATCCCGAGCTCCAGCCGACACTGCCATCTATCAATTTGAGCCATCACGGCAGCGCACACAACGTAGGTGGTAGCTTAAGCAACAGCACCGACAAAGGACGCAGTTCGCGCAGTGTTAAAGCATCGGCTATGGCGGCGACTCGCAAGAGTCGCAGTGTCGAGCGCATACGTGCACGTAAACTCACCACGCAAATTAAACTCAAAGACAAACCTAAGAAGAATTCAATTGATGAAAATTCCAATTCTGACGATCAAGAAATCACATCTTTGGAGGAGAACTCCACATCACAAAATACGCCAAAGAGTTCACCTAAAACGAAGACGAAAGTTTTCGCACCCATCGGCTATGAGCCACATTTGGTAGGCACACTGGAAAAAGATATACTGCAGCGTAATCCCAGTGTAAAGTGGAGTGATGTAGCCGGACTGAATGAAGCCAAGGCCATACTACAGGAAGCGGTTGTATTACCCATTATTATGCCAGACTTCTTTAAGGGCATACGACGACCATGGCGCGGCGTATTGATGGTGGGCGCACCAGGCACTGGCAAGACCATGCTAGCCAAAGCAGTAGCCACCGAATGTGGTACCACTTTCTTTAACGTCTCTTCAGCGACTCTTACCTCAAAGTATCGCGGCGAAAGCGAAAAGCTCGTGCGTTTGCTGTTTGAGATGGCGCGATTCTATGCGCCGAGTACCATATTCTTCGACGAAATTGATGCCTTGTGTACGTCGCGTGGTAGTGATTCGGAACATGAAGCGAGTCGGCGCTTTAAGGCCGAGCTGCTTATCCAGATGGATGGATTGAATGCGACGCTGCAGGATGATAAGATCATCATGGTTTTGGCAGCAACAAATCATCCGTGGGACATTGATGAGGCATTTAGGCGACGTTTCGAGAAAAGAATCTATATTGCACTTCCAAATG AGGAAACACGTTCGGCACTTCTCAAACTCTGCCTCAAAGATGTACGTCTTTCACCAAACATGGATACGAATCTCATTGGCGATCAGCTGAAGGGTTACTCTGGTTCGGACATAAGCAATGTATGCCGCGATGCCGCCATGATGGCAATGCGTCGTCTCATTGCCGGCCGCTCACCTTCCGAAATTAAGGATATACGTCGCGAAGACATTGATCAACCCATAACGCTACAGGATTTTCAAGAAGCCATGGAGAGAACTAAACAATCTGTTTCGGCGGACGATGTTACACGTTTCGAAAAATGGATGGAGGTCTATGGTTCATGTTAG